The Streptomyces sp. NBC_00344 genome includes a window with the following:
- a CDS encoding ROK family transcriptional regulator — MTGGTTPGTPRVLRAMNDRAALDLLLEHGPLSRTRIGKLTGLSKPTASQLLARLEAAGLVVATGTSEGRPGPSAQLYAVNARAAHAAGIDVNPQRIRAAVADITGRTVGEFRLATPGRRGTGAVQQVTEALDGAVKAAGLVRADVRRVVMGTPGAFDPNTGRLRYASHLPGWHSPTLLDELAAALPMPVEYENDVNLAAIAEQRLGAARGHDDFVLLWNEEGVGAAVVLGGRLHRGFTGGAGEVGFMPVPGAPLVRQVTKANSGGFQELAGSQALARLAREAGIEDIGHGSHAEVAAALITRAAQATTGPYRHLLEVFATGIATGLASLVAVLDPELLVLSGDLIVAGGEPLRELVQRELAELAAARPRLVLGSVQEQPVLRGALESALATTRDEVFDTSAH, encoded by the coding sequence ATGACCGGTGGAACGACCCCCGGAACCCCGCGGGTTCTGCGAGCGATGAACGACCGCGCGGCGCTCGATCTCCTGCTGGAGCACGGCCCGCTCTCGCGCACCAGGATCGGCAAGCTGACCGGGCTCTCCAAACCGACCGCGTCCCAGCTGCTGGCGCGTCTCGAGGCGGCCGGTCTGGTGGTGGCCACCGGTACCAGCGAAGGCCGGCCGGGACCCAGCGCCCAGCTGTACGCGGTGAATGCCCGCGCCGCCCACGCGGCCGGGATCGACGTCAATCCGCAGCGCATCCGGGCCGCCGTCGCCGACATCACCGGGCGGACCGTCGGTGAGTTCAGACTGGCCACACCGGGGCGCCGCGGTACCGGCGCCGTCCAGCAGGTGACCGAAGCCCTGGACGGCGCCGTCAAGGCAGCCGGCCTGGTGCGGGCCGACGTACGGCGGGTGGTCATGGGCACCCCCGGCGCGTTCGACCCGAACACCGGGCGCCTGCGCTACGCCTCCCACCTGCCCGGCTGGCACTCCCCCACGCTGCTCGACGAGCTGGCGGCCGCACTGCCGATGCCCGTCGAGTACGAGAACGACGTCAACCTGGCCGCCATCGCCGAACAGCGGCTGGGAGCGGCCCGCGGGCACGACGACTTCGTACTGCTCTGGAACGAGGAGGGTGTCGGCGCCGCCGTCGTGCTCGGCGGCAGGCTGCATCGCGGCTTCACCGGGGGAGCCGGCGAGGTCGGCTTCATGCCGGTGCCCGGCGCGCCGCTGGTGCGGCAGGTCACCAAGGCCAACTCGGGCGGCTTCCAGGAACTGGCCGGGTCGCAGGCACTGGCCCGGCTGGCCCGTGAGGCCGGTATCGAGGACATCGGACATGGCTCGCACGCCGAGGTGGCGGCCGCACTGATCACACGGGCCGCACAGGCCACGACCGGGCCCTACCGGCACCTCCTCGAGGTCTTCGCCACCGGGATCGCCACCGGGCTGGCCTCACTGGTCGCCGTGCTCGACCCCGAACTGCTCGTGCTGTCCGGCGATCTGATCGTCGCGGGCGGGGAGCCGCTGCGTGAGCTCGTCCAGCGCGAGCTCGCCGAACTGGCCGCCGCACGGCCCCGGCTGGTGCTCGGTTCAGTACAGGAGCAGCCGGTACTGCGGGGCGCGCTGGAGAGCGCGCTGGCCACGACCCGCGACGAGGTGTTCGACACCTCGGCCCACTGA
- a CDS encoding mechanosensitive ion channel family protein — MEVPAVTAVTWSAASGDSTGPGSADTLDGAQQSATNAADWVEQNWSTWLSIGLRIALILVIAVVLRSIIRRALTRLIDRMNRSATAVQGTALGGLLVNAERRRQRSEAIGSVLRSVASFVILGTAALMVLSTLKIDLAPLLASAGVAGVAIGFGARNLVTDFLSGVFMIMEDQYGVGDSIDAGVASGEVIEVGLRVTKLRGDLGEIWYVRNGEIKRIGNLSQGWATAAVDVQVKPSEDLERLREVIGTVADELAKSEPWNERLWGPIEVLGLDSVLLDSMVLRVSAKTMPGKALGVERELRWRLKRALDEAGIRIVGGPVAVDTQEPPVDSAASVAAPSALASPTSAQSIAASPIPPQDLSK; from the coding sequence ATGGAGGTTCCTGCCGTGACTGCCGTGACCTGGTCCGCTGCGTCGGGCGACAGCACCGGGCCCGGATCGGCCGACACCCTTGACGGGGCGCAGCAGTCGGCCACCAACGCCGCGGACTGGGTGGAGCAGAACTGGTCCACCTGGCTGTCGATCGGACTGCGTATCGCGCTGATCCTGGTCATCGCCGTGGTGCTGCGCTCCATCATCCGGCGTGCGCTGACCCGGCTCATAGACCGGATGAACCGCAGCGCCACGGCCGTCCAGGGCACCGCGCTCGGCGGCCTGCTGGTGAACGCCGAACGCCGCCGGCAGCGTTCCGAGGCCATCGGTTCGGTGCTGCGCTCGGTCGCGTCCTTCGTCATCCTCGGCACTGCCGCCCTGATGGTCCTCTCCACGCTGAAGATCGACCTGGCACCGCTGCTGGCATCGGCCGGCGTGGCCGGTGTCGCGATCGGTTTCGGTGCACGCAATCTGGTCACCGACTTCCTCTCCGGTGTCTTCATGATCATGGAGGACCAGTACGGCGTCGGGGACAGCATCGACGCCGGCGTCGCGTCGGGTGAAGTCATAGAGGTCGGCCTGCGGGTGACCAAGCTCCGCGGTGACCTGGGCGAGATCTGGTACGTCCGCAACGGTGAGATCAAGCGGATCGGCAACCTCAGCCAGGGCTGGGCGACGGCAGCCGTGGACGTACAGGTCAAGCCGTCCGAGGACCTGGAGCGGCTGCGTGAGGTGATCGGCACGGTGGCCGACGAACTGGCCAAGTCCGAGCCGTGGAACGAACGCCTCTGGGGTCCGATCGAGGTCCTGGGCCTTGATTCGGTACTGCTGGACTCGATGGTGCTGCGGGTCTCGGCCAAGACGATGCCGGGCAAGGCCCTGGGCGTGGAGCGCGAGCTGCGCTGGCGTCTCAAGCGTGCCCTGGACGAGGCCGGGATCCGTATCGTCGGCGGCCCGGTCGCGGTGGACACGCAGGAGCCGCCGGTCGACTCGGCGGCCTCGGTCGCCGCGCCTTCGGCCCTGGCGAGCCCGACCTCCGCGCAGTCCATCGCCGCGTCGCCGATCCCGCCGCAGGACCTGTCGAAGTAA
- a CDS encoding HNH endonuclease, producing MPHVLVLNASYEPLGVVPLRRALVLVLENKAVSLEESGAFMHSATRIVPAPSVVRLKRFVRVPYRGPVPLTRRALFARDGGRCMYCGGVATSVDHVVPRSRGGQHRWDNVVAACRRCNHVKADRHLLELGWRLRHQPAPPSGLAWRIIGTGHRDPRWLPYLQPFGADDAMARIDGVSA from the coding sequence GTGCCGCATGTCCTGGTTCTCAACGCGTCGTACGAGCCCCTCGGCGTCGTACCGCTCCGCCGCGCGCTTGTCCTCGTCCTGGAGAACAAGGCAGTCTCCCTCGAGGAATCCGGCGCCTTCATGCACAGCGCCACCCGCATCGTCCCCGCGCCCAGCGTCGTACGGCTGAAGCGGTTCGTGCGGGTCCCCTACCGGGGTCCCGTCCCGCTCACCCGCCGCGCGCTGTTCGCAAGGGACGGCGGGCGCTGCATGTACTGCGGTGGCGTCGCAACCAGCGTCGACCATGTCGTTCCGCGCAGCCGTGGCGGACAGCACCGCTGGGACAATGTGGTCGCCGCGTGCCGCCGCTGCAATCACGTGAAGGCCGACCGGCACCTGCTGGAGCTCGGCTGGCGGCTGCGGCACCAGCCCGCCCCGCCGAGCGGGCTCGCCTGGCGCATCATCGGCACCGGGCACCGGGACCCGCGCTGGCTGCCCTACCTGCAGCCGTTCGGCGCGGATGACGCCATGGCCAGGATCGACGGCGTCTCGGCCTGA